A genomic region of Nostoc sp. UHCC 0702 contains the following coding sequences:
- a CDS encoding DUF4258 domain-containing protein encodes MVDRRKGDNTEVKPIRLSQHALGYITKRGFTTTEVEEAIRSSPWGEAEENRLQCQKDFPFGQEWNGKVYATKRIRPIFIEKTTEIVVITVYTFYF; translated from the coding sequence GTGGTAGACCGCCGAAAAGGAGATAATACAGAAGTGAAACCCATCAGACTTTCCCAACATGCTTTGGGTTACATTACAAAACGCGGTTTCACAACCACTGAAGTAGAAGAAGCCATCCGCAGTAGCCCCTGGGGAGAAGCTGAAGAAAATCGCTTACAATGCCAAAAAGACTTTCCCTTCGGTCAAGAATGGAATGGTAAGGTTTATGCTACAAAACGAATACGCCCAATATTTATTGAAAAAACTACAGAAATCGTAGTTATAACCGTTTACACTTTTTACTTCTAA
- a CDS encoding DUF2283 domain-containing protein, with translation MKISYDAEVDALSITFRETTVTTQHLAQGIAADYDAEGQLAGIEILDAVKRFGGQETLRQVIIEGMGFSVSGEDVTSTKTITN, from the coding sequence ATGAAAATTAGCTATGATGCCGAAGTTGATGCTCTCAGTATCACTTTCCGTGAAACAACTGTAACAACGCAACACTTAGCCCAAGGAATTGCAGCCGATTATGATGCAGAAGGACAATTGGCTGGTATCGAGATATTAGATGCTGTCAAGCGGTTTGGTGGACAAGAAACTCTCCGCCAAGTAATTATTGAAGGTATGGGTTTTTCAGTTTCAGGTGAAGATGTGACAAGTACCAAAACAATAACGAATTAA
- a CDS encoding Uma2 family endonuclease: MTLSFNYIPQSDPPLPPWETLPTMYDLPSENPEEPGLPDDFHFLQPLLLYLTFQPTNWNPELIYSAADLNLYYTIEHPLWYKRPDWFGVVGVQKLYKGQDLRLSYVTWQEPANPFVIVELLSPGTEEEDLGIKKSAADKPPSKWEVYEKILRIPYYIVFSRYTNELQAFHLVGGHYEPMNLTDGRILMPELGLSLGVWQGTFRDIERLWLRWFTLEGEIIPAPTEEAVAATERAMIAEQQAIEAKQEAEQAKRKTEQLAELLRQLGVNPDEIE; the protein is encoded by the coding sequence ATGACTTTATCTTTTAACTATATCCCCCAATCTGACCCACCGCTTCCTCCTTGGGAAACCCTACCAACAATGTATGATTTACCTAGTGAGAACCCAGAGGAACCAGGTTTGCCAGACGACTTTCACTTTTTACAGCCCTTACTTTTATATTTAACTTTTCAGCCAACTAACTGGAATCCTGAATTAATTTACAGCGCTGCTGACCTCAATCTTTACTACACTATCGAGCATCCTTTATGGTATAAACGCCCAGATTGGTTTGGTGTAGTTGGAGTACAAAAACTATACAAAGGGCAAGACTTACGTTTAAGTTATGTAACTTGGCAAGAACCAGCAAATCCCTTTGTGATTGTTGAGTTATTATCTCCAGGAACAGAAGAAGAAGATTTAGGTATTAAAAAAAGTGCAGCAGACAAACCTCCTAGTAAATGGGAAGTTTATGAAAAGATTTTGAGGATTCCCTACTATATAGTTTTTAGTCGCTACACTAACGAACTTCAGGCATTTCACTTAGTAGGCGGTCATTATGAACCAATGAATTTGACTGACGGACGCATACTAATGCCAGAGTTAGGTTTAAGTTTAGGAGTCTGGCAGGGAACATTTCGAGATATTGAAAGGTTGTGGTTGCGGTGGTTCACCTTAGAAGGAGAAATAATTCCCGCACCCACAGAGGAAGCCGTTGCGGCTACAGAACGAGCTATGATTGCTGAACAACAAGCTATTGAGGCTAAACAAGAAGCTGAACAAGCAAAAAGAAAAACCGAACAGTTAGCGGAACTTTTGCGCCAATTAGGGGTAAATCCTGATGAAATTGAATAA
- a CDS encoding peptidoglycan-binding protein, which translates to MWCGFGKSSMTIAASCLITASFVISDTSFAATGRSYSPQQFRAVLRGLGYNVKVTNTPLTDEATKKAIREFQKGYKLPVDGIAGPKTQNFAANIVQILQANLNATLKPNPPLPRDHFYGPRTEAAIKEFQKKYNLQQTGIADLALRQKLNEEAKKAISQPSSQPTSSPSPTPTSTPTPTSTPTSTPTPTSTPTPAPTPTPTPTPTATPTPTPTPTPTPTPTPTPTPTATPTPTP; encoded by the coding sequence ATGTGGTGTGGGTTTGGAAAATCAAGCATGACGATCGCTGCTTCCTGCTTGATAACTGCTAGTTTTGTAATTTCAGATACATCTTTTGCTGCTACTGGGCGTAGTTATTCGCCACAGCAATTCCGTGCTGTATTGCGAGGATTAGGCTATAACGTTAAGGTTACAAATACACCTCTGACAGATGAGGCAACTAAAAAAGCAATCCGTGAATTTCAGAAGGGATATAAGCTACCTGTTGATGGGATAGCAGGGCCAAAAACTCAAAATTTTGCTGCTAATATTGTTCAAATTCTGCAAGCGAATTTGAATGCGACACTTAAACCAAATCCTCCTCTACCGCGCGATCATTTTTATGGGCCTCGTACAGAAGCTGCTATTAAGGAGTTTCAGAAAAAGTATAACTTGCAACAAACTGGAATTGCTGATTTAGCACTGCGCCAAAAGCTGAATGAAGAGGCAAAGAAAGCCATCAGTCAGCCATCATCTCAACCAACATCTAGTCCATCACCAACGCCAACGTCAACACCGACGCCAACATCAACGCCAACGTCAACACCGACGCCAACATCAACGCCAACGCCAGCGCCAACACCGACGCCTACCCCAACACCGACGGCAACACCAACGCCGACGCCTACCCCAACACCGACGCCGACGCCTACCCCAACACCAACGCCGACGGCAACACCAACGCCTACACCCTAA